In the genome of Megalops cyprinoides isolate fMegCyp1 chromosome 7, fMegCyp1.pri, whole genome shotgun sequence, one region contains:
- the LOC118780906 gene encoding potassium voltage-gated channel subfamily A member 2: MTVATGDPADEAAAHPGQPQDTYDPEADHECCERVVINISGLRFETQLKTLSQFPETLLGDPKKRMRYFDPLRNEYFFDRNRPSFDAILYYYQSGGRLRRPVNVTLDIFSEEIRFYELGEEAIEIFREDEGFIKEEERPLPENEFQRQVWLLFEYPESSGPARIIAIISVMVILISIVSFCLETLPVFRNDEEDLNKVYQPYSNTTSSYQSTYFTDPFFILETLCIIWFSFEFLVRFFACPSKAGFFVNIMNIIDIVAIIPYFITLGTELAEKAEDGQQGQQAMSLAILRVIRLVRVFRIFKLSRHSKGLQILGQTLKASMRELGLLIFFLFIGVILFSSAVYFAEADEAESQFFSIPDAFWWAVVSMTTVGYGDMVPTTIGGKIVGSLCAIAGVLTIALPVPVIVSNFNYFYHRETEGEEQAQYLQVTSVPKMDSTEDLKKSRSGSTMSKSDYMEIQEAVNNSNEDFREENLKTANCTLANTNYVNITKMLTDV; encoded by the coding sequence ATGACGGTGGCCACCGGGGACCCAGCGGACGAAGCCGCCGCGCACCCCGGCCAGCCCCAGGACACCTATGACCCCGAGGCCGACCATGAGTGCTGCGAGAGGGTGGTCATCAACATCTCGGGCCTGCGCTTCGAGACACAGCTCAAGACCCTGTCCCAGTTCCCCGAGACCTTGCTCGGAGACCCCAAAAAGAGAATGCGCTACTTCGACCCCCTGAGGAACGAGTATTTCTTTGACCGGAACCGCCCCAGCTTTGACGCCATCCTCTACTACTACCAGTCGGGCGGAAGGCTGCGCCGGCCAGTCAACGTGACTTTGGACATTTTCTCAGAGGAGATACGCTTCTATGAGCTGGGCGAAGAAGCCATTGAAATATTTCGAGAGGACGAGGGTTTCatcaaagaggaggagaggccaCTGCCTGAGAATGAGTTTCAGAGGCAGGTCTGGCTACTCTTTGAGTACCCCGAAAGCTCTGGGCCAGCCAGGATTATTGCCATTATATCAGTGATGGTAATTCTCATCTCCATCGTCAGCTTCTGCCTGGAGACCCTGCCTGTCTTCCGCAACGACGAGGAAGATTTGAACAAGGTCTACCAACCCTACTCCAACACCACCTCCAGCTACCAGTCCACCTACTTCACCGACCCCTTTTTCATCCTGGAGACGCTGTGCATCATCTGGTTCTCCTTTGAGTTCCTGGTGCGTTTCTTTGCATGCCCCAGCAAAGCTGGCTTCTTTGTCAATATCATGAATATTATTGACATTGTGGCTATCATCCCTTACTTCATTACCCTGGGTACTGAGCTagcagagaaagcagaggaCGGTCAGCAAGGGCAACAGGCAATGTCCCTGGCCATTCTGAGGGTCATCCGCTTGGTGCGGGTCTTCCGAATTTTCAAGCTCTCCAGGCACTCCAAAGGGCTGCAGATCCTGGGCCAGACCCTGAAGGCCAGCATGAGGGAGCTCGGGCTActcatcttcttcctcttcatcgGTGTCATCCTCTTCTCCAGTGCTGTCTACTTTGCCGAGGCAGACGAGGCGGAATCCCAGTTCTTCAGCATCCCCGACGCCTTCTGGTGGGCCGTGGTCTCCATGACAACAGTCGGCTACGGAGACATGGTCCCCACCACCATCGGGGGTAAGATCGTGGGGTCACTCTGCGCCATCGCGGGCGTGCTGACCATCGCCTTACCCGTGCCTGTCATCGTGTCCAACTTCAACTACTTCTACCACCGCGAGACGGAGGGCGAGGAGCAGGCCCAGTACCTGCAGGTCACCAGCGTCCCCAAGATGGATTCCACTGAGGACCTAAAGAAGAGCCGGAGCGGCTCCACCATGAGCAAGTCGGACTACATGGAGATCCAGGAGGCGGTGAACAACAGCAATGAGGACTTCCGGGAGGAGAACCTCAAGACGGCCAACTGCACACTGGCCAACACTAACTATGTCAACATCACCAAGATGCTCACGGATGTATAG